The following are encoded in a window of uncultured Pseudomonas sp. genomic DNA:
- a CDS encoding response regulator: protein MTALNTVKTPGTDQSVHWWQRGFVAACLATLLAAGGLLASYAYYQEDYRAQRSLEEQSVLQKLSVVRAQLESYLNGDLYLVKGLIALPMVSQTIDEQLFFRVAAELANKDEHIKSLQLAPDGIVTYVWPYDANKGAIGHNLLGDPERRKAAQRAIDGRELWVAGPVKLIQGGTAVIGRYPIFVTEPNQSQERFWGFANVLIDWGAIVERAHQAVGESAAVEIAMRGKDGLGAQGELIYGQPEVFANTPITLDVVLPGGVWQLAGVPDVGWTQKNGYKLGPRLAYAALVLILAVAFYSLLRLPVRLRRMVQEATDNLRHSEYRLVDAIEAIPDAFAIFDAQDRLVLCNANFRRFYERSDAVIKPGTSARRLIEYGIERGQFATQSDRSANIDVLESKLQLHRSGESHYEEYLSDGRVLRVVQRRMRDGGLAGIRVDITDLKRKELELIEARQRADISNDAKSTFLATVSHELRTPLNVVIGILTALEPSSRLSVEERSRVGVAARSGKHLLSLVNEILDLTRVESGNLELESAPFQFVDLIKPVLNYAEFSCEQKGLSFVYNTSDGLPAHCIGDSVRLRQVLFNLLSNAVKFTEKGTVRLSINAQPDVNGQSAFTFSVDDSGPGVSEEMRPRLFEAFAQGDASLTREHGGAGLGLAISQRLAQLMGSEILVSESSLGGARFSFTLSLACIHLKPAVEECKSAEPNWAKQGGLRILVVDDSPTNQLVVECLLEGRGYVLKYADSGAQALQVAQEQRFDLILMDISMPDMNGVEATQLIRAALGKQCPAIVAVTAHSMAGDRSHYLETGMDGFITKPIDKEELIKVISAVKASSEEAKA from the coding sequence ATGACCGCACTTAATACAGTGAAAACCCCAGGCACTGATCAATCCGTGCATTGGTGGCAGCGCGGTTTCGTCGCGGCCTGCTTGGCCACTCTGCTGGCTGCTGGCGGCCTGCTTGCTTCGTACGCTTACTACCAAGAGGACTATCGTGCCCAGCGTTCGTTAGAGGAACAGTCCGTCCTGCAAAAGTTGTCCGTAGTCAGGGCGCAGCTTGAGTCCTACCTCAATGGCGATTTGTATTTGGTAAAAGGCTTGATCGCACTGCCTATGGTGAGTCAAACCATCGATGAGCAGTTGTTCTTTCGTGTTGCTGCCGAGTTGGCCAACAAAGATGAGCACATCAAGAGCCTGCAACTGGCCCCCGACGGTATCGTCACCTATGTCTGGCCCTATGATGCAAACAAAGGGGCTATAGGCCATAACCTGCTGGGTGATCCTGAGCGTCGTAAAGCAGCTCAGCGGGCGATTGATGGGCGAGAGTTATGGGTAGCCGGGCCGGTCAAGCTTATTCAGGGTGGAACCGCTGTCATTGGGCGTTATCCGATTTTCGTGACAGAGCCCAACCAATCGCAAGAGCGCTTTTGGGGGTTTGCCAATGTCCTGATTGATTGGGGAGCAATTGTTGAACGCGCTCATCAGGCAGTCGGGGAGTCAGCCGCTGTTGAGATTGCCATGCGCGGCAAAGATGGACTGGGGGCTCAGGGGGAGCTGATTTATGGCCAGCCTGAGGTATTTGCCAACACGCCCATCACCCTGGATGTGGTGTTGCCGGGTGGTGTATGGCAACTGGCGGGTGTGCCAGATGTGGGCTGGACTCAAAAAAACGGCTACAAGTTGGGCCCGCGTTTAGCCTATGCCGCCCTAGTGCTGATCTTAGCTGTGGCATTTTATAGCTTGCTGCGCTTGCCCGTTCGTTTGCGTCGTATGGTGCAGGAAGCCACTGACAACTTGCGTCACAGCGAGTACCGCTTGGTTGATGCGATCGAAGCCATTCCTGATGCGTTTGCCATTTTCGATGCGCAGGATCGACTGGTTTTGTGTAATGCCAATTTTCGTCGTTTTTATGAGCGCAGTGATGCTGTTATTAAACCCGGCACTTCGGCGCGACGCCTGATTGAGTACGGTATTGAGCGCGGTCAATTTGCTACGCAGAGCGATCGCTCTGCAAATATTGATGTGCTGGAAAGCAAGCTGCAGTTACACCGCAGTGGTGAGTCGCATTATGAGGAGTATTTAAGTGATGGCCGAGTGTTGCGGGTTGTGCAGCGACGCATGCGTGATGGCGGCCTCGCTGGTATTCGGGTTGACATCACTGACCTCAAGCGTAAAGAGCTTGAACTGATTGAAGCCCGCCAACGCGCGGATATTTCCAATGATGCCAAGAGTACGTTCCTCGCAACGGTTAGCCATGAGTTACGCACGCCACTGAATGTGGTCATCGGAATTCTGACCGCTTTGGAGCCTTCCAGCCGATTGTCGGTCGAGGAGCGCTCACGTGTCGGTGTGGCTGCGCGCTCAGGTAAGCATCTGCTATCTCTGGTAAACGAAATCCTCGATTTGACACGAGTAGAGTCTGGCAACTTAGAACTGGAGAGTGCGCCCTTTCAATTTGTTGACCTCATTAAACCAGTGCTTAATTATGCGGAATTTTCCTGCGAGCAAAAGGGCTTGAGTTTTGTCTATAACACCAGCGATGGGCTACCGGCTCACTGCATTGGCGACAGCGTGCGGTTGCGTCAGGTGTTGTTTAACCTGTTGTCCAATGCAGTCAAATTCACAGAAAAAGGCACTGTTCGCTTATCAATCAACGCGCAACCAGATGTGAATGGACAGTCGGCCTTTACATTCAGCGTCGACGACTCTGGTCCTGGTGTATCTGAAGAAATGCGTCCGCGATTGTTTGAGGCTTTTGCCCAAGGGGACGCCTCGCTAACGCGTGAGCATGGGGGGGCGGGCTTGGGATTGGCTATTTCTCAGCGCCTGGCTCAGCTGATGGGCAGTGAGATTCTGGTGAGTGAATCCTCGCTTGGCGGCGCACGCTTCAGTTTTACCCTCTCCTTGGCATGTATTCACTTAAAGCCGGCAGTTGAAGAGTGCAAGAGCGCTGAGCCAAATTGGGCAAAGCAGGGCGGTCTGCGTATTTTGGTGGTCGATGACTCCCCGACAAATCAGTTAGTTGTGGAGTGTTTGCTCGAAGGTCGAGGCTACGTATTGAAATATGCCGACAGTGGTGCTCAAGCTTTGCAGGTCGCACAGGAACAACGTTTTGACCTGATTCTCATGGATATTTCCATGCCAGATATGAATGGGGTCGAGGCCACCCAACTGATTCGTGCTGCGCTGGGTAAGCAGTGTCCCGCTATTGTTGCGGTGACCGCCCACTCCATGGCGGGTGATCGCTCCCACTATCTTGAAACAGGTATGGATGGCTTCATCACCAAGCCCATAGATAAGGAAGAGCTGATTAAAGTGATCAGTGCTGTGAAGGCCAGTTCTGAAGAGGCTAAAGCGTAA
- a CDS encoding sigma-54 dependent transcriptional regulator — protein MHKNQIEGSILLIEDSLPLATLYSEYLQGQGHRVVHAENGQDGLVALGEEQFDLLLLDLTLPDMHGFDVLRYLKKKTIDVPVVVVTASDSAKVAMEAMRLGAEDFLSKPMEAGRLLVTVNNVLKQHRLEDMLDSYQQRYERDHFENLIGASPVMQGVYRIIESAASSRASIFITGESGTGKELCAEAVHRLSDRADKPFLTINCAAIPRDLMESEIFGHMKGAFTGAHAERDGAATLADGGTLFLDELCEMDLELQSKLLRFIQSGTFQKVGSSVSQKVDIRFVCATNRDPLEEVRAGRFREDLYYRLHVIPLRLPPLRERGSDSLLIANHLLQDISANENKAFQGFSAEVESIIQAYPWPGNVRELQNAIMNMVVLGEGEQITVDMLPESLRGGLQQSATPHLSPPPAPSALVRSGISSAPASSVQADNEIRPLWIEEKLIIERAIALCDGNLPKAAALLEVSASTLYRKRQAWEKSPEEELQS, from the coding sequence ATGCACAAGAATCAAATCGAAGGCTCGATCCTATTAATTGAAGACAGCCTGCCTTTGGCCACGTTGTATAGCGAGTACCTGCAGGGGCAGGGGCACCGCGTGGTTCATGCCGAAAACGGTCAGGATGGATTGGTGGCCTTGGGCGAGGAACAGTTTGATCTCCTGTTACTGGACCTGACTCTGCCTGATATGCACGGCTTTGATGTGTTGCGTTACCTGAAGAAAAAAACCATCGATGTACCGGTAGTGGTCGTTACTGCGAGTGACTCGGCCAAGGTTGCCATGGAAGCCATGCGCCTGGGTGCAGAGGACTTCCTGAGTAAGCCTATGGAGGCAGGGCGGCTGCTGGTGACGGTCAACAATGTGCTTAAGCAGCATCGTCTGGAAGACATGCTGGACAGCTACCAGCAGCGTTATGAACGCGATCACTTTGAAAACCTGATCGGTGCATCTCCAGTGATGCAAGGGGTTTACAGGATTATCGAGAGCGCAGCTTCCAGCCGCGCCAGCATTTTCATTACGGGTGAAAGTGGAACCGGTAAAGAACTCTGTGCTGAGGCTGTTCATCGCCTAAGCGACCGCGCTGACAAACCTTTTCTGACCATCAACTGTGCGGCTATTCCACGAGACTTGATGGAGAGTGAGATATTCGGCCATATGAAGGGGGCTTTTACCGGGGCCCATGCCGAGCGCGATGGCGCTGCGACTTTGGCCGACGGCGGCACATTGTTTCTTGATGAGCTTTGCGAAATGGACCTAGAACTGCAAAGCAAGCTGTTGCGCTTTATTCAGTCGGGTACTTTTCAGAAGGTCGGCTCAAGTGTGAGCCAGAAGGTCGATATCCGTTTTGTCTGTGCCACCAACAGAGACCCATTGGAAGAGGTGAGGGCGGGTCGGTTTCGCGAGGACCTTTACTACCGTTTGCATGTCATCCCCCTGCGACTGCCACCCTTGCGCGAGCGTGGCAGCGACAGTCTGCTCATCGCCAATCACCTGTTACAAGACATAAGTGCCAATGAAAACAAGGCATTTCAGGGCTTTTCGGCGGAGGTGGAGTCCATCATCCAAGCGTACCCGTGGCCGGGTAACGTTCGCGAACTGCAAAACGCCATCATGAACATGGTGGTGCTGGGTGAGGGCGAGCAGATTACAGTCGATATGTTGCCTGAGTCGCTGCGCGGAGGACTCCAGCAAAGCGCAACGCCGCATTTATCACCCCCTCCTGCGCCATCAGCGCTTGTGCGTTCAGGCATTTCCTCAGCGCCGGCGAGCTCTGTTCAGGCGGATAACGAAATTCGCCCGCTGTGGATTGAGGAAAAATTGATCATTGAAAGGGCAATTGCGCTGTGTGATGGCAACTTGCCAAAGGCTGCAGCGCTGCTAGAGGTCAGCGCCTCAACTTTATATCGCAAGCGTCAGGCGTGGGAGAAGTCGCCTGAGGAAGAACTGCAGAGCTGA
- a CDS encoding response regulator: MMSFRLKVILGIALLEILALAGLVGTSVYFLRATNEQSFTQRFDAEADKLSVLIRDAVVASDLAALDAVGALFMTNPDSQYLRIRDNQRVLIDLGSSPPSSIEYSADLSVGSVDDGVFDVQKVIYVDEFPIGFLELGTSTAAFEKVLEVARDRLIVVALMALILVVLTSWLIGVVLTRDLRNLRNALNEIVEGNTDLQLGMTASSEFRGLAHTFNRMARALSQREAERDVAVSEATENARRLAVREQRLAALLDTITDGVLIVDGELQIIEMNSSAECTLGLTQHALTQQGLTCLLDDPIQEQRLRSSLIQLDHEADDETRLHLGRIKFCVGTSVIWVELSVARLWENQHRQFALAFRDLTSELAIQAELERRERLKEALSTASPDAIFVLDGQNRVVDANPGAAKMFQQKIEQLRGQPLLEAITLVEGGDDLLTQLASKPSEPQSIELNQQTLVARRKDGVSIPLSFTHVPVQLGEQRLVTLVLRDLTERKQTEQSLLAAKDAAEKASQAKSDFLAHVTHEIRSPLNVMLGCVELLGGTELSYRQRLYTESAEQSAGVLLGLINNILDFARIESGAVELSNEPFDLLELCESVLAVEAFRLSDRQIDLGMLYDPSLPTLCRGDEFRLRQVLLNLIDNAIKFTQEGGVVLQVVMQPGTADQFSLECTVSDSGIGIPRTKQAEIFEAFTQVDSTDATLHGGAGLGLSICYRLVEAMGGAIQLDSTLGQGSTFSFAIPLGVVEAAAASTSLTGRVWVVTDNRVMGAAMVKQFALLGLQAERHKFAYAEEPSAEVDWVFVDVQLAKDPAIEQHLNHIHESGGRIVLMARRKWLAEYYVEGQADYFAVIEQPVRYSRLVQVLQQGTSGQVQAAPSKKHQGQVMRTERILLAEDSEANQLVAMNMLEQAGFQVEVANNGHEVLMLLAEQAFDLILMDMRMPRMDGLEATRRIRESATAYADIPIVALTANAGHADTQRCLAAGMRGFLGKPFTREALVQAIDDGLLNRDSVETGEHSMTALKLMDEAVLARLAQETSDAMLDRMISLFVIEAQKRVDAIAAHFASLDCHGVEIEAHTLKSNAATFGAAQLAVLAREIESACKRMEPERVQQLLPEVGDTLRDTLQCYRQRFNIAVPA; this comes from the coding sequence ATGATGTCCTTTCGCCTCAAAGTGATCCTGGGGATTGCGTTGCTCGAGATATTGGCACTGGCTGGTCTGGTGGGTACCAGTGTGTATTTCTTACGGGCTACCAATGAGCAGTCATTCACCCAGCGTTTTGATGCAGAGGCTGACAAGCTTTCGGTGCTGATTCGCGACGCGGTAGTGGCGTCGGATCTCGCGGCATTGGATGCCGTTGGGGCACTTTTCATGACCAATCCCGATAGCCAGTATTTACGCATTCGTGACAATCAACGTGTTCTTATCGACCTCGGCAGTAGCCCGCCATCCTCGATCGAGTACTCAGCGGATCTGTCGGTAGGCAGCGTAGATGACGGTGTGTTTGATGTGCAGAAGGTCATTTATGTCGACGAGTTTCCTATTGGTTTTTTGGAGCTGGGGACTTCTACGGCAGCCTTTGAAAAGGTCCTTGAGGTCGCTCGAGACCGACTGATAGTCGTCGCATTAATGGCATTGATTCTGGTGGTCCTGACGTCCTGGTTGATTGGCGTGGTACTGACGCGCGATCTGCGTAACCTGCGTAATGCATTGAATGAGATCGTGGAGGGGAACACGGATTTGCAGTTGGGTATGACCGCCAGCAGCGAGTTCAGAGGTCTTGCCCACACCTTTAATCGAATGGCACGCGCGCTGTCGCAGCGTGAGGCAGAGCGCGACGTAGCCGTGAGTGAGGCAACTGAAAATGCCCGCCGCTTAGCCGTGCGTGAGCAGCGTTTGGCTGCACTGCTCGATACCATCACCGATGGCGTATTAATCGTCGATGGCGAGCTACAGATTATTGAGATGAATAGTTCAGCCGAATGTACGTTGGGCCTGACTCAGCACGCGCTAACGCAGCAAGGCCTTACTTGCTTACTTGATGATCCGATTCAGGAACAGCGCCTGCGCAGTAGCTTGATACAGCTCGATCACGAAGCTGATGACGAAACCCGCCTGCATCTGGGACGCATTAAATTTTGTGTAGGCACCAGTGTTATATGGGTTGAGCTGAGTGTCGCAAGATTATGGGAGAACCAACACCGTCAGTTCGCTTTGGCGTTCCGCGATTTGACCTCTGAACTGGCCATCCAGGCCGAGCTAGAGCGTCGAGAACGACTGAAAGAAGCGTTGTCGACGGCCAGTCCGGATGCCATTTTTGTCTTGGACGGGCAGAACCGGGTGGTGGATGCCAACCCCGGTGCGGCAAAGATGTTTCAACAAAAGATCGAGCAGTTACGCGGGCAGCCTCTGCTAGAGGCGATCACCTTGGTCGAGGGTGGCGATGATTTACTTACGCAGTTGGCCAGTAAGCCAAGTGAGCCGCAATCTATTGAGCTTAATCAGCAGACACTTGTCGCGCGGCGCAAGGATGGCGTGAGCATCCCGTTGAGTTTTACTCATGTTCCTGTGCAGTTGGGTGAGCAGCGTTTAGTCACGCTGGTGTTGCGTGACCTGACCGAGCGTAAACAGACTGAGCAGAGCTTGCTGGCCGCTAAAGATGCGGCGGAAAAGGCCAGCCAGGCCAAGTCAGATTTTCTGGCGCATGTTACCCACGAGATACGTTCACCGTTGAACGTCATGTTGGGTTGTGTGGAATTGTTGGGCGGCACCGAGTTGAGTTATCGGCAGCGGCTATATACCGAGTCCGCAGAACAGTCCGCCGGTGTGCTGTTGGGCCTGATAAACAACATTCTGGATTTTGCACGCATTGAGTCAGGTGCGGTGGAGTTGAGTAATGAGCCTTTCGATCTGCTCGAACTCTGTGAATCGGTGCTTGCTGTAGAAGCGTTTCGCCTGAGTGATCGGCAGATTGACTTGGGTATGCTCTACGACCCGAGCCTGCCCACGCTGTGCCGTGGCGATGAATTTAGATTGCGCCAGGTGTTGCTCAATCTGATTGATAACGCCATTAAGTTTACCCAAGAGGGTGGGGTGGTTCTGCAGGTAGTTATGCAGCCCGGAACCGCGGATCAATTCAGCCTCGAATGCACGGTTAGTGACAGCGGTATTGGTATTCCAAGAACCAAACAAGCCGAGATTTTCGAAGCGTTTACCCAGGTCGACAGTACCGATGCCACCCTACATGGCGGAGCAGGCCTGGGGTTATCCATTTGTTACCGACTGGTTGAAGCCATGGGCGGTGCTATTCAATTGGACAGTACCTTGGGGCAGGGATCGACGTTCAGCTTTGCTATTCCCTTGGGTGTTGTTGAGGCCGCTGCAGCGTCTACCTCTCTGACTGGTCGGGTATGGGTCGTGACCGACAATAGGGTTATGGGCGCTGCCATGGTTAAGCAGTTTGCGTTGCTTGGCTTGCAGGCCGAGCGTCATAAGTTTGCCTATGCCGAGGAGCCGTCTGCAGAAGTGGACTGGGTATTTGTCGATGTGCAGTTAGCGAAAGATCCCGCGATTGAACAACATTTGAACCACATTCATGAATCCGGAGGGCGGATTGTATTGATGGCCAGGCGTAAGTGGCTGGCTGAATATTACGTCGAGGGTCAAGCAGATTATTTTGCGGTTATTGAGCAGCCAGTTCGCTATTCACGTCTGGTCCAGGTCCTACAGCAGGGCACATCAGGCCAAGTTCAAGCTGCTCCTTCAAAGAAGCATCAAGGCCAAGTGATGCGTACCGAACGCATTCTGTTGGCTGAGGACAGCGAGGCTAATCAACTCGTCGCCATGAACATGTTGGAACAAGCGGGTTTTCAAGTAGAAGTCGCTAACAACGGTCACGAAGTATTGATGCTGTTGGCTGAGCAAGCGTTTGATCTGATTCTGATGGACATGCGCATGCCGCGCATGGATGGGCTGGAAGCTACGCGGCGCATTCGCGAAAGCGCAACGGCCTATGCGGATATTCCGATTGTAGCGCTCACTGCAAATGCGGGGCATGCAGATACTCAGCGTTGCCTGGCAGCAGGCATGCGCGGTTTTCTCGGCAAACCATTTACGCGTGAGGCATTAGTGCAGGCCATTGATGATGGCTTGCTCAATCGCGACAGTGTGGAAACAGGAGAACACAGCATGACGGCATTGAAATTGATGGACGAGGCGGTGTTGGCGCGCCTTGCTCAGGAAACATCGGACGCCATGCTCGATCGCATGATCAGTTTGTTTGTGATTGAGGCGCAGAAGCGCGTGGACGCTATTGCGGCGCACTTTGCCAGTCTCGACTGTCATGGTGTGGAGATTGAAGCGCATACCTTGAAAAGTAATGCGGCCACCTTTGGCGCAGCCCAACTGGCCGTGCTAGCCCGTGAAATAGAGTCGGCTTGCAAACGTATGGAGCCGGAGCGTGTGCAGCAATTGTTGCCAGAGGTCGGCGACACATTGCGCGACACACTGCAATGCTACCGCCAGCGCTTCAATATTGCCGTACCGGCATAG
- a CDS encoding phosphate/phosphite/phosphonate ABC transporter substrate-binding protein — MNQQSIQTCSVRLLRVVLLFGLLGLQSVTAEVMSLGVVPQQPAAKLFSLWQPLIEQVRKTSGLELVFKTAVDIPAFQQALRRGDYDVAYMNPYHYAVFSEAPGYRALAAQAPNRLKGLIVVRRDSPYQRLEDLAGQRVVFPSPAAFAASLITRKELAALGVSVDVQFVRSHDSVYLNVQRGFAAAGGGVMRTLNSTTAEARESLRVLWQSPGYTPHPIAAHPRVPASVQEQLQQAMVSLSETAEGRSLLAKLNIQTFNAVTDSDYDAIREIDWQGVEGTISDPADSTP, encoded by the coding sequence ATGAATCAGCAAAGCATTCAAACCTGCAGCGTACGCCTACTGCGTGTGGTTCTTCTGTTTGGCCTGCTGGGGCTGCAGTCGGTGACTGCCGAGGTCATGAGTCTGGGGGTAGTGCCACAGCAACCAGCGGCAAAGCTGTTTTCCTTATGGCAGCCGCTAATTGAGCAGGTACGCAAGACCAGTGGCCTCGAGCTGGTGTTTAAAACCGCAGTGGATATTCCGGCCTTTCAGCAGGCCTTGCGCCGTGGTGATTATGATGTGGCTTATATGAACCCCTATCACTACGCCGTTTTCAGCGAGGCACCCGGTTACAGGGCGTTGGCCGCACAGGCGCCTAATCGACTGAAAGGGCTGATAGTGGTGCGGCGTGATAGCCCCTACCAGCGACTTGAAGACCTTGCCGGGCAGCGTGTGGTCTTTCCTTCTCCGGCAGCATTTGCCGCTTCATTGATTACGCGCAAGGAGCTGGCGGCCCTGGGGGTATCAGTCGATGTGCAATTTGTGCGCTCGCACGACTCGGTGTACCTCAATGTACAGCGCGGTTTTGCTGCAGCAGGCGGAGGCGTGATGCGCACGCTGAATAGCACCACAGCCGAAGCGCGGGAGTCGTTAAGGGTGCTCTGGCAGTCACCCGGCTATACCCCCCATCCGATTGCCGCTCATCCGCGTGTACCTGCGTCGGTGCAAGAGCAGCTGCAGCAGGCAATGGTGAGCCTGAGCGAGACTGCTGAAGGACGCAGCCTGTTGGCGAAATTAAATATCCAGACTTTCAACGCGGTGACCGACAGCGATTATGACGCTATCCGAGAGATTGATTGGCAGGGCGTGGAAGGCACCATCAGTGACCCTGCGGATAGCACCCCATGA
- a CDS encoding EAL domain-containing protein, whose product MATLNTELQQLDLKPRSEPPLTVLIVDDDALIRMHLRLALSSEGLVIDEASDATRALRLAANNHFDIVLMDVRMPGLDGFSACEELKKLPGHDSTPVVMLTGMDDQESVRRASEVGAVDYMNKPLNTSVLAKRIRHIVQAQRNSLELDKQRASQDALLQVIPDGILHFDAEGILLASKFPDNAPGLLSRSSAIGSDISEVFTGVHSFEPLKALRKALQGDSTASQIIYPGQQQHIYEVRFIASSPNDVMCVLRDISQQVMQQRHIDKLSLADGQTGLPNHTCLLQVGQRKLDTHPAIPLHLLQLNFAQYPAIKNSVGSKIADKLIEVVTHTLIKTAGVSQPRDLNQTAHLPFLARSADAEFHLLLADSDEHDAISRLLEDLQKAFAAPIRVAQYEFRMPLFAGIASADEAHGNIDELLKMCGLATQKASQFDAPNTVFYSPELQQKSQRNLSLESCLRKAISQGELELLYQPKVCSLSGKIKGVEALSRWKHPQLGNISPMEFIALAEETGLILPLGEMVLEQACKQSRIWQLAGYTDVPIAVNVSGHQFNQRMVDQQLLALLERMDVSPQAIELEITESVLVEQAHVRKLLERIRERGIRIAIDDFGTGHSSLSMLQDFPVDILKIDRAFISEITDSRRTYAIVDTIIALGHALELTLVAEGIETDTQLYYLRERNCQLIQGYLTGRPMPAKAIEQHYLSAANTPETTQLDSSLRQASRALGKPSARVG is encoded by the coding sequence ATGGCCACCTTGAACACCGAGCTGCAGCAGCTAGATCTCAAGCCAAGGAGCGAGCCACCGCTGACAGTGTTAATTGTCGACGATGACGCGCTGATTCGCATGCACCTGCGATTGGCGCTCTCCAGTGAAGGATTGGTTATCGACGAAGCCAGTGACGCCACCCGAGCCCTGCGCCTGGCGGCTAACAATCATTTTGATATCGTCCTGATGGATGTACGCATGCCCGGTCTGGACGGTTTTTCTGCATGTGAAGAGCTTAAGAAACTGCCTGGACACGATTCGACACCGGTGGTGATGCTTACGGGCATGGATGATCAGGAGTCCGTCCGGCGCGCCAGTGAAGTGGGTGCCGTTGACTACATGAACAAGCCCTTGAACACCAGCGTACTGGCCAAACGCATCCGTCATATTGTCCAGGCTCAACGCAATTCGCTGGAATTAGATAAACAGCGCGCGAGCCAAGATGCGCTATTGCAGGTTATTCCGGATGGCATACTGCATTTCGACGCTGAGGGCATTTTGCTGGCGTCGAAGTTTCCGGATAACGCCCCCGGCTTGCTCTCACGCAGCTCTGCGATTGGCAGCGACATCAGTGAGGTATTTACCGGCGTCCACTCATTTGAGCCACTTAAGGCTCTGCGTAAAGCCCTCCAGGGCGACAGCACAGCCAGCCAGATTATCTATCCAGGCCAGCAACAGCATATTTATGAAGTGCGCTTTATTGCCAGCAGCCCTAATGATGTGATGTGTGTTCTGCGCGATATCAGCCAGCAGGTCATGCAGCAGCGTCATATCGACAAGTTGTCACTGGCCGATGGCCAAACAGGTCTGCCGAACCACACCTGCTTGTTACAGGTGGGCCAACGCAAGCTGGATACCCATCCGGCGATACCGCTGCACTTACTGCAGCTTAACTTTGCCCAATATCCCGCCATCAAGAACAGCGTCGGCAGCAAGATAGCCGACAAACTGATTGAGGTCGTCACCCATACATTGATCAAAACAGCTGGGGTCAGTCAGCCACGAGACCTCAATCAAACCGCACACCTGCCGTTTCTTGCCCGCAGTGCTGATGCCGAGTTTCATTTGCTGTTGGCTGACAGTGATGAGCATGACGCCATATCGCGTCTGCTAGAAGATTTGCAGAAGGCATTCGCAGCACCCATTCGGGTCGCGCAATATGAATTCCGCATGCCGCTTTTCGCCGGTATCGCCAGTGCCGATGAGGCGCATGGCAATATCGACGAGCTGCTAAAGATGTGCGGTCTTGCTACGCAGAAAGCCAGCCAATTCGATGCGCCCAACACCGTCTTCTATAGCCCTGAGTTACAGCAAAAAAGTCAGCGGAACTTGAGCCTGGAAAGCTGCTTACGTAAAGCCATCAGCCAGGGCGAACTGGAACTGCTGTATCAGCCCAAGGTGTGCTCGCTCAGTGGAAAAATTAAAGGCGTGGAAGCCCTCAGTCGCTGGAAACACCCTCAGCTAGGCAACATTTCACCCATGGAATTTATTGCCCTGGCCGAAGAAACCGGACTGATCCTGCCGTTGGGCGAAATGGTGCTCGAGCAGGCCTGCAAACAAAGCCGTATCTGGCAACTGGCCGGGTATACCGATGTCCCTATCGCGGTGAATGTCTCCGGGCATCAATTCAACCAGCGCATGGTTGACCAGCAGTTACTGGCGTTGCTTGAACGTATGGACGTATCACCGCAGGCGATTGAACTGGAGATCACCGAAAGTGTTCTGGTCGAGCAGGCTCACGTGCGAAAGCTGCTGGAGCGGATAAGAGAGCGAGGTATTCGTATTGCAATCGATGACTTCGGCACCGGGCATTCTTCGCTGAGCATGCTCCAGGATTTCCCCGTCGACATCCTCAAGATAGACCGTGCCTTTATCAGTGAAATTACCGACTCCCGTCGCACTTACGCCATTGTCGACACCATCATTGCCTTGGGACATGCCTTGGAGCTGACCCTTGTGGCAGAAGGTATCGAGACCGATACGCAGCTCTACTACCTGCGCGAACGCAATTGCCAGCTGATCCAAGGCTACCTAACCGGTCGCCCCATGCCGGCTAAAGCTATCGAACAACACTATCTCTCGGCAGCCAATACGCCTGAAACCACTCAGCTGGATAGCTCTTTGCGTCAGGCGTCACGTGCACTTGGCAAACCGTCTGCTCGAGTAGGCTGA